A genomic segment from Vicugna pacos chromosome 17, VicPac4, whole genome shotgun sequence encodes:
- the LYZL4 gene encoding lysozyme-like protein 4 — translation MKASVVLSLIGYLVVPSGAAVLGRCVVAKKLHEGGLSDFEGYSLENWVCLAYFESKFNPTAVYDNSSGNFTGYGLFQIRNDDWCDHGKNRCHVSCSALLNPNLNQTIECAKKIVKGKRGMGAWRSWSLNCRYSDTLARWLDGCDL, via the exons ATGAAGGCATCCGTGGTCCTCTCCCTTATTGGGTACCTGGTGGTTCCAAGTGGTGCTGCTGTCTTGGGGCGCTGTGTGGTGGCTAAGAAGCTCCACGAAGGAGGCCTGAGTGATTTTGAGGGCTACAGCCTTGAAAACT GGGTGTGCCTGGCTTATTTTGAGAGCAAATTCAACCCCACGGCCGTCTACGACAACTCGAGTGGTAACTTCACCGGCTACGGCCTCTTTCAGATCCGCAACGATGACTGGTGTGACCATGGCAAGAACCGTTGCCACGTGTCCTGCTCTG CTTTACTGAATCCGAATTTAAATCAGACAATTGAATGTGCAAAGAAAAttgtaaaaggaaaaagagggatgGGAGCATG GCGCTCCTGGTCCCTGAACTGCCGGTACTCTGACACTCTGGCGCGGTGGTTGGACGGATGCGATCTGTAG